Genomic window (Culex pipiens pallens isolate TS chromosome 3, TS_CPP_V2, whole genome shotgun sequence):
AGGCGTTGGTGCGGCGGAAGCAGCGTGAGGAGCAGCTGGCACTGAAGCGGAGGCAATGTAAGCAATACTTTAGATTTGAAGGAAGACTTGAAGCTGATGTTTTGGTATCTCTCAATTTCAGCGAATCAACAACCCGGAACTCCGGTGTCGGACTCGGAAAACAGTCTACTCCTGCTGGATCCCTCCCAGTACGACATGCGGTACAGTCCGGCCATGTCCCGGCGGCGGATAGGATCGTTCACGAGCAACGGAGAGCCGGTCATGCTGCGGGAAGACTGTGCCTCCCCGGACATCACTCCGAACGGAAGTCTGCGCCGGCGGCGAAGTCGGGTGCTGTCCGAGGAGGACGAAGGTAATCTCATGGACTTTCTGCGCTCGTCCGGCCACGAAAACGGAAGCCGCGAGCGCAAGTCCGTATCGTCGTACGGGGGCAGCCTGGACCGATCGTGGGCTCGTCGAGCGCGCTCGGGCAGCGGTAGCAAGAAGCGTCCGGATCTACTGAACGTAGACTTTGGAACGGACCGGGAGCGGCCCAGTTCGCCGTCGCCGTTGGCCGAATCGAAGCCACTGCCGGTGGAAGAAAACAAACCGAGGTATACTTTCAGATTTAGCTTTAGCACTTTCTCTCTATTTTTTGTCGAGTTGAGTCTAGTGCAGCTTGCGTGTGTGTCTCTCTTTTGAAGTAAGTGACTAACCAAGTTTCGTATTTCGGTCTAACCCACGGGGGAAAACGGTCTCTACTTCAAGACGAGAACCCAGCTTTGTGTGCGCTAATCATATCTCTTTTGAATGTTTGTGGCTTATCGGGGTAGAATTTCCAGGGAATGGCGCCAAAAGATCGAGTCGTGGCTTCAGGCGAACGAGGCGGACGAGAAGCAGAACGACGACTTCAAGAAGAAGCGAAAGCTGCTCTCGGCAAACCGACGATCGTACGAGACTGACAACGAGAGCGATCGCGGCGGTAGCAAGCTGGACCCGCTGCCGGAGGAGAAACCACCCGCGATGACCTCACCCGAGCAACAGCCCGCGTCCGGACTGGCTACGACGAGCTACAAGCGTGTCTACCAAGACTGGAAGCCGTCCAGTGCACTCGAGAAGACTGATGTAGTGGGCACGATGGAAGCTATTGCAGGTAAGGAGATCGCCATGGGATCCGCAATCCAAATCCAGTCGCTCAAATTTCGCTCTTCTTTCAGATGCCGTCCCAACCTCCCCGGACAAGTCCGCGTGGCGCAAGTCTAGTCTCAACAGCCAGGAAGATCTGGACGCGCGCCGTTACCGAAGGCAGCGATCGCGGGAGAACACCGCGCCCAGCTCGAACCTGCAGTCGATCCTGGAGGAGGACAAACGCAAGTCCGTAATCCAAGCTCTAGGCGAACGACCTCCGTCCGATCGGCTCCAGATCTACATCCGCCGCGGCTCGGACAACGGATCCCAACCGGAGAGCACAGTCACCTCACCAAAGCAGCCAACCAGCGGCGAAGAGAACAAACAGTCCATCTACATCCGCCAGACCGGCAACGATCACCAACAAGCCACCAAGCCAAAGTCCAGCTCAGCGCAACCGGCTGAGAAGCAATCCTCGATCTACATCCGACCAACTAGCGATAATACTCCGTCCACGACCATCTCCTCGGTCAACTCATCCTgcaccagcaccagcagcaaCAACCAACTGCCGGAAAGCGCGGGAGGAGTGGTGGCTCCACCTCCCCGAAGAGCACGCCGTACGCACCACATCTACGACGAAAAGACCAACAACAAGATCGAGATCGATTCCGACAACATCGAAACGCCACCCTCGATACGAAAGAGCTTCAGCCGCGATCGCGATCAAACCGTAAGTTCGGCCAACTCCTGTCGCAAGATTCACGACACCAAGAGCTCGGAATCCGATGCCAAGACTGCTGGGCAACCAAGTGGCCAAACCGAGCAGGAAGTGCTCGGCGACGGCCAGTTCGATCGGTTCTCGTTGACACGCCGAACGCGACGCTTCAAACGACCCGTCGATATGAGCAGCGGAAACGAGACTACCTCACCGGAATCCCTGCCGGACAATCCACTGCTCGCGTCGTCCTCGGATGTGCCAACCGTACGAAGTCCCGTCGTGGCGGCCGTCGCGGAGATTGAATCTACCGAGAAGCAAAAGGAGCTCAGACTGAAGCGTTGGCAGGACAAGCTGAACAATCCCAGTGTGAGTGACGATCGAGGAAAGGGATCGGAAGCGTTGGCTCGAGCGGCTCGGACCGGCAGAAACTTGAGTCGAATTAGCCAGGAAGATGTGAGGAAAGCGATCCGAAGTTTAAAGTCGCCGACGCCCGAGCGAAGCTGGAGTCCGCCGAAGGAGATTGGCACCGTGAAGCTGATCACGCACGAGCTCAACGACGAAGGGTTCGAAGAAACGCAAAGCCTCGTTTCGGACACTCCGTCCCACGGGAAGGACAGTACGTCGTCGTGCAACGATTACGGCTCGGACTCGAAGAACAACACCAATACCAAAAAGGTCGTCAAATCCGTCGAGAGTAGCCCGAAGAGGCAACTTCCGGTTCGGGGTGGTTCGACCCTTCCGAGCATCCTCATCACCAAGAACCAATCCGCATTGGAGCGCAGCAAATCGCTGAGGGGAACTCCGCCCTCTCTAGTCAACAAGAATCTGTTACCACGTCGAACGAGTTCGATGCGAAAGTCCGAATCGCCGCTGGCCGGCGGCACGAGCTCACCGGCTGCCAAGCTACAGCACCAGCTGGACGTCGAGCGAAGCAACTCGCGCACATCGCTCCGATCGTCCCGTTCATCCCTCAGCAGTGCCGTTTCGACCAACACCGTCAAAAAGGTGCCATTACGTCCAAAGTCATCCCCGCTGACCACCGGCACTTCCGGTAGCACCCTCTCCGCCCTGCCCACGTCCTCCCTGTCCCTGCACAGTTCCCCCACAAAGAGGCCACTCAGCGCCAACAGCACGCGAACCCCGCTCTCCTCCGGAACACCGGCCAGCCGAAGCAGCTCCAGCGGGTCGAGCATAGGCCCGAGCGCGGTAATCGCTGCCGCCAAGAAGCCCCCGCTCAAAACCGCCATCGGACCGAGCACTAGCTTTAAAGaaaaccaaaatcaaaacaCCGTTCGCAGCCGGCTGCAGAGCAAAACGCCCAGTAACACTAGCATAGCCAACTCCGGCGGCGGAGCGTCCTCGACGTCGAGTGGGTCCACCACGAGAACGAGCTTGACGTCCCGGACGGCTCCGGCGACGAATGCCACGTCGCGAACCGGTGGCTTTATGCGACCCACGACTTCCAGTGCCACGAAAGTTAAAGGAAAGTGAGGAATTTTCACAGCAGCCATATTTGTTTTACGTTTTCCGAGCAGTTTTCTAGGAAATTTTCCATCTTTTTGTACTTTATCACGTatttatttcatccaaaaagCTATTGGCCTatgcacgaagtgatttgtttactttttttgactctccccgcaaacgtcaaaccatacaaaactgttgccggatctttttccggatctcttccggaagatccggcagcaatttgtatGGATTTGACCTAAGAGCATTTTTCTTGCTCATGCTATGATGTCGCTGGTTCAAAATCTGGCTCCGCATCGGTTAGTCGATTGACTACTCTTGCTCGTTTGATGAGGTTGCCGAAAAATGTGGTGGTATTGCTTACCTACGTCAGTATTTAAACGAGTCTTTGCGTCGCAACTTGGTCGGCGGTGAAATTATGACGGCGGAATTAGTGGACTGTAATCACTGTCTTTTGGGGACGATTCCAGCAACACAAAAATCACGTTCAATTTTCACTTATTTTAAATTCTAGCACAAATGAACAAAAACTTCCGCACTGCACGCGGTCCGCGAAACGAAAGCGaaaaattttgacagttcgaccttttgtgttttttttgtcaggTTGGTAGCGCAGCGTGCACGCTGCATGCAACTTGCCAACTTTTGggtcaaaattaaactttctcGTTCTCAGGTCAAAATGAAGACGCGTTAAAGTGTTTAAAAAGAtggaaaaatttcttaaatgaaaaactgctcTTTTCTCAACAATTTCTCCAgcgaaaaaactacaaaatttcatccCGCACAGTGCCGGACCGGCCTGCATTCAGAAGCAATATCTCCGTCCATTTAATTTGTACTGACCCCTTTCTTAGCTCTTTATACTCAATTCTAACCAGTTTACACACGACACAAAAGGAAATAAAGGTCCGGCCTCGTTTACAAAGCGGCTTAAACTAATCAAATAGTAaaacgaagaagaaaaaaaagtttcgacgCGCAtatttttcgaataatttacaaGAAATCAAACTCGCTCGCAAAGCACAAGCATCTTCGGAGaaggaaacaaacaaacaaaaaactgtaAGCGAAATGTtagaatatttatatatttggtATATTAAGCTGTTGTTTAGAGCTCAGTAAAAAAACGAGTGCGCGCATGTTAGTGACATCTGAAACAGTATTTAACTTATATTTGAATCGCATCGTTACAAGTCAGCCGTTTAATCGAAATATCTTGAATAAGAAAACTCACGTTAGCTTTCGTAAGCAAAATATACAGTTGACTTAAAGCGCAAACGTGTATGCTAAACAATAATTAAAACCactacacaacacacacacaactatTTAACGTTAGAAACTCAAagtatttatttacaaaaaaaacaagcgcTTTTACATTCACGAAATGTTCGGTTACGTGAAGCGGGAAAGTTGCACACGCGTGTTGGTAGAAAATGGCGCGAGCGCACAAAAAGAAAAGTTAAGAAACCAAGGCTCGTCAATGTGACTAAACACACAAGTTAGTTTGTATATCTAATAAGTTGAAGCTAAAAAGCGGTGCAATCGTTTGAAACATCTCCTTTAACTCTCTATCTCTCTATTATTATGCTTTATTGGATGTCCTTCTAGTATAATCGGAAAACAagagcagacaaaaaaaaaagttcgttaCAAAGAAGACTCGCGAGGAGCAGCAGTATATCGTAtatatattaaattatttagaatCGAAAGTAACTCTAATGCTAAGCAATTGTTCGATGGTACTACCGGAagcaaaagaagaagaagaaaacaaacGTAACGTGTAACGTTCATAAATAGCTGTTAGAAACAGTTGAAACTTCCCCCCCATTCACACAACCAAGTAGATAGTTTACGACTAAAAATAAGCGAAATCTAAAACCAGCCAGACAGACATCTACACAAAATGCGTATCGATCCCCAAGTTATGATAAATGCCTAGAATAGACTAACTCATTCCTTCCAAACTAACGACAAACGTCatgtaaattgttttttttttttctatagaaTATAAAATGTATCTGGTTTCGGAAAAAGcgacatttaaattaaaaaaaaaaacatttttgggtataaagtaaacaaaaaaaaacattcggaAATAAAACCTTTTGGCggaaaataatctaaatttaaaTCGAACTGAACAAATCGATATTAGTTATTGAGATATACTAACTCACAAACAAATACTACTAACAGTATAGTCGAGAAGGGATCGAGGGTGTGAACGGTCCGGAGTGGTGCGGAAAAAGAGAgcggaagagaaaaaaaaacaataacaaccaTGTTACTGGGACAAGTTAGGCAACAATAAACAGACAGACAGACAAACAGAACAATATGTTTCATGAGATTGTATAAATTTTAGTAATTGAAATACACTTTTTTACGACGATACTATGGTCACGCGGGCGCTGTTTTTATTCATTCTATAACAATCcgaattacttaaaaaaaattgtggaaatAAACAAAAGTTACTTTACGGATACGGAACTCTCAGATCAAGATCTGATATCCAATATACCAAGATATCCAATGTTCAGGACTTATCATAAAAAAGTATCTTTTTCTTAAATCATCCAACGAATAAcaccaaaattttcttaaaaattaattccaagattatcaacaaagtctttgaatttcttagcgttatttttttatttcttcaaattcataaaataaaaaaaaactaattctaaaaaaatcacaaatattttttttttagatttcttgaattgagcatgagcatgagcatgagagaccacccatggttgtccttctccgttgctgaacaggaccgtaatatcctatcaatacaactgacCATACACTTAatcgatctaatggtgtttcccttatcaacagcatgtatgaatgcgttgaaaaggtaaaacatcaagatcattaaaactagatctgaagcaaataggttacagtcattggccaccaacggagcccgccatgtcagtttgtagatctcggggggattgggacgggaatgttagttagcacaggttgctacaaagggtgggttctatacgatatccacacccccacgtgtgccggaaaactacttctacttgggattttgttagtgggaaagggtaatggccaggattcatcataaaggatgatgatgcgacccaataatcaataaattttgtttaatgatgtgatgtattatgcattctcaaggcaaacagtcgaaggatgcggatgagattattcccggttatttggtgttgagtttagcataaatgattcaatcttagacagccggctgtggaaagataaaaccaaataaaatgcgaaaacgcgaaaccgctcggaccgaaaaacacccacaatcgggggggaaaaagacggaaacggcaacgaaaatccggcttgctgaccgcgacgcgaaccgttcaaattctccaaagcaactgtcaaacatcccgaaatcacccgggtcgaaatacacacacaatcgggggggaaacaaagacggaaacggcaacgaaaatccggcttgttgaccgcgacgcgaaccgttcaaaatCTCCAGATTTCTTGAATTCTCaaattactgtttttttaattttcagcattcttaaacgtttgaaaatattcgtgaaattaaaaaaaaaactcaaatcaaatatttcaaaaccattcggcaaaaaaatcaaatatctcAGTTTTAAGTTcaaagaaaaaactaaaataaattaaaacaaataaatgtttaatTACTAAAATTCTTCAAGTTCATTATTTCCAATTGATTCCAGAAAATAATgaaatccaaaaatttcttttattttatttctgtcaaatttgttttaaaaatcataaagtacCAAAATTCTTTAAGGTTTATAAAATGGACTTTTACCTTAAAGTTCGTAAAACAGCTAGAATTcctaaaacaaaatacaaaatttctcaaatttctgaGTAGCTTGAAATTTATGctctaaaaattcataaaaatcctaAAAGCTTAAGACtaataaaaatcaacaaaaatataaaatttgaaacgGTGAAAATTTTACGGTGCTAAGAATTGTGACAGCTCTTGCATTTCCCGATTAATTCCCTTAAAACGATTTACTTCCATTCGTGTTAAACTACGACAATTCGgtccacagtttttttttttttttttttttttggtgctcGAGACCATGTTGAAAAAGCAAGAAGGGCAGGATCGCCAGTTCATCAGTTGGTTGTAATCATGAAGATGCCATCGTTCCTGTCCCAGATGCTCTTCCAGCAGCTAGAATTTACCGTCCGTCATTAGCTGATCAAGTCCAGAAGTCTCAGAAGAATTGCGAATCAAGTGGTTTTTTGATACGTTTGAATACAGCTTGAGCTGTAGAATCCTAATTTGGTGAGATCATTCCTTTTCATTAATCATTATTTACCAGATGATTTTTCCCTTATAAATACGATATTATATTCTATTAATCAAATGATATATCCCTATAACCCTTCCCTTCCTCCAAACCCAATTttcttccccccccccctctcgccatcacctaaaaaaaatattattatgccaaatttacactaacacacccaaccacaactgatccggagcgtttggtacggtatgtccacgcatccttcctcccctgttgattctgtgaaatgtgctccgttcacagaatctgtctctgcggttaatgcaacgcagtaggcctggccgctttaatttttgctttacaTCTTCGGGGTAACTCAAGTGTACTGCaataattaatattgacaagaaagaacttggggcgttatctaaccacaagttcttccaggatgctttcttcggactggctacgcttgtgttcgattagattagattagattagacaaaaatataaaaattgaaacgttcctaatttttttaattcagcttgaattcaaaaaaaaatgacgcaCCTAAAACTaaggaatttcttaataatccaaatttcttaaaactcttgaaaattataaattttaagtttcccaaaatttatagaattcgtaaaaaaatatagcatagcatagcattggtgtctacccgtagttgctactctgttattgaccaggacctccaagaattgctccgtggaccacagatgaagagtaggaaccaatcatcaccacttcgcaactttcaaatgtccctatcatgctagccaatcacagcgccggccacgaccagtggtaagacacgggggaagtggataggaattttagtccgatacttgagtgatgaagaccgctaaatcagctgcgtcttcgacaaagtatcataGAATATAgaattcgtaaaaaaatataattgaaaaaccctaattttctaatttttttataattaaatacctaaaatattaaaaataaaaacctaaacatttcaaaacattgtaaaaatcctaaaatttcggaaattcttataatttgaaataaatctttaaattcttataattaatttcaaattgcgtTAAACAgtttaaattcccaaaaaatagAATTATAAAATTCCTCGAATTTCTGAGCAGCTTGAAATTTATGttctaaaaattcataaattttttaaaagctttaggcttattaaaatcaaaaaaaaatctaaaatttgtaacttttctaaaattcatttttttccaataccttgaactgaaaaaaattaagctccATTTCTTAATTATCCCAATTTCTTGAAActcctcaaatttttaaattttaggtttcccaaaattttaagaacttgtaatttttttttaaattcgaaaaaacctaattttcaaattttccaattttccaaaatattgtaaaaatcctaaaatgtcGGAAATTCTtggaattcgaaaaaaaatctttacattCTTATAATtaataatgtttttgaaattaccGATTTTTTACCATTCCTGAAAAATCGAAATTCAGAAATCAATTAGAAAtaccttaaattcttaaaactccctgagttccataaaaaaaaacaaaatgtcaacaatatcaaaattacttaaaattctaaaaaatctttaaattcctgaaaagttcttgaaaaagctataagataaaaaaaacatctttataTTCTTATAATTGAACATATTCTCAAACTTCctgaatttctaaaaaaaaaactaaaaacattaaaaaactcttaaatatctcgaatttttagaaaatttacaaagttctatattttttttttgttttttttttgggagggtgatccagccgcacatcgttgatgttgaaacctctaaactgggccctcgtcctgtcacgtccgtcagtagtcttgtcgtacattacaactagaatcagatctgccaatgaattagtacacttcgaccaaataaacactgacgctgtatggatctgactctagaataaatgcacagttgagtgttattcataagtccaaaatgttcaattattcatttaagtccaaatattcatttgctaactactttggattgaaaatctaaactttaatcttaaatcctctaaacttaatgttcaaaactaaacattccTTTACCTGTTATAgcactacttctatcaaaaaaataaaaatttatgaactgatatacaaataggatagaaaccgcgatttgaaaaagaaatgagcatttacgtcaaaaaatccgtagttcctcgattcgcaacaatggtcgatacaatcataatccgaaaaccgttagttcaacagatcaacgaattttgtccgatatcattacattgttgattgatcgagactctatggacaatttgacataaaagaatgcctagtattctacatcaatcaaagtttattgacagcattactttaacttaactaactaactaactttaacatcaaatagatttgtaaaggatacagatttattttaaatgctaatgctaagcaacaacacaattgtactatcctgaagtcccaacCTAAATCCAACATTGTAATAGTGagaagtcacagaagcagcggtgtcttgtgcaattgtgatattttcactatcggagaactacctagttcacgaagacagcttatcggtcaacgcttaagccctgggactgcggcaaagcgagttctcgtagcatgaagtggtgtccatagtgcttataaaaaagaatgtatacccaaattttaactaatgcactaggatcaaatcatgccccttgactttacaaggcccagggatttacaaagttctataatttgaaggaaaaaaaatatgcagcaagttgtaaaaaaagatttctttAGCACTTCATCCAACGTAgattaccgagttggataaatacgacgagtgctgaaaaaatcaagttttgcaacgagcccTTTACAACAAAATGTGCGCTTTTCTTACACCGAAGTGTTTTTCAAGtaagtttttcactttttcgtttgacacttttcagTTTCAGATCCGGATGGTTTGACAACAATcgatgtcaaaccatcggggctCAGCTGAAAAAAAGCACTTCCCAAACACAGACGTGACTTTCAAGTACCATGCATGCATATTGTTTTTGCAGAGTTACTCagcaaattttagaatttggctaaataaattgtaattgtaaGGTAATGTGGATATGAATTATCagttgaataaaatttaaataaattaggaAAAAATCACTTACCTAACAAGATGAATCTTCTTCACAGCTCACTTTCTCACATCTTCCATTCAAAGGGAAGTTTCTTTCCAACTGCACAACACTACACACTTTCCATAAAATGCATCACTTTATTCCCGCCGGAGACAAACTCACATCAGTGCCGTCTCCTCGACCTTCACGTCCGACAGCAGCGGCCCGGCAATCATTCCGTCGTCCAGGTTCTCCTCCTTGATCCGGATGCAGGAGGCCGTCGTTTTGTCGCTGTAATTGTGCCGCCCGAACCACTCCTCGTGCTCCTCGATGtagtcggagaagcagtcgaggAATTTCAGCAGCAGTTTCAGCTTTTCGTCCGCGATGTTCGTGACGGAGAGGAACTCGGGGAGTTTGACGATCATGCGGGCCAGGTGGGTGGGGCCGTACAGCATTGAGGGTTCGGCGGGGGCGTCGGAGGGTAGAATTTTCCAGCCGAATACGTCCTCGAGGATTTCTTTGGACTGGTAGGTGATGGTTATGCCCGAGGGGAAGGCCGTTTTGAGCAGGGAGAAGGCAAGGGCTTGGGAATTTCCGGGGGAGAGCGTTTCCGGCTTGATGAAGCCAAGTTCCAGCATGAATTCGTTTTCCTCGTTTTTGTGGGAGCGGAGCCGGCGACGACGCTTTTCTTCCTGGGCGGCGTTGAAGCTTCCCGGGAGAGATGGGTCGACGTTGTCCGTGCCGGGATCGGCCGTGGGAGATTCCAGCTTGACTGTTAGGAGATCGAGTGAAAGATTCGGCGATGCGATGTAGGTAAAGTTGGAGAGATATTCGTCAGAGAGGACCAGCTCGGCCTGTTGGCGTTCTTGCGGGTACAGAAGGTAGTCCTTGAGGGTAAAGTCAAAGTATAGTCGTAAGCCATCGGCCACTTCCTTGCACAGTTCGACGTTGGTGCGGATGGCTTCGTAATCCTTGGTTTTCTGGTCTCCTTTCTGGAACAAGCTGTTCCGTCGTCGCATTTTAGCCTGTTCCTGGCCCAAATCGAACAGTTGTCGGATTGTGTAGTGACGGACAAAGTTCTCCAAAATTGTAACGATCGGAAGCTTAACTGGAATCTCCGTCAAAGTCCCCTCCGAAATCATGCGATAGTCAAACTCGAGAAACTTCTTCAGCTTGTCCCCGACCTGGAGATAAACTTTGTCCTCCTCGTGGTTACTTTCGACGGAGCTGCTGTTGCTGTAATACTCCGTGTCGACGTCAATTGACGCCGCTGGCCCGTCAACCTGAAACTCGGAGTCATCCCGGCTAAAGCCATTACTGCAAGAGCTTCCCTCCTCCGACAAACTCGGTCCCTTCAGCGCTCCATGCCCCGTCAAACTCTCAATTCTCGCGGTCAAACTCTTTTCCCTTTGCTTTTTACGCTCCTTCCGGTAGAGGTAGGTTCCCTGGTGCAACTGGGACTTTTCCGCCAAGTCCTTCTGAAGCTGCCGATTCTCTTCGGTGTCCTTCAGAATGAAATCCTCCCCAACCTTCCGATCCCACGAAGAGTtccaactgcaaaaaaaaaaaatcatttagcgTAGTCCCACGTCAAACCGGCTAGCCGGCCGGCACTCACCCTTGAAAGTGAATCAGATACTCAATCTTGCCATTCAACCGGCCACGTTTGTCCTTTCCCTCGCAGACCTCCAGAACCTACGAAATTCAAATAATCCCGCATGAAACTTCCCCAAAAACCGgagaaaatactatttttgtttttacctTTGAATCGTACAGAACCCGCGCTTTGTTGGGATCCGGCTCGTAGCAGAGCACCTTTTCGCCATCCATAAACTTGTACTTGTGGCCCCGCGTGGACACCATCATGTGGGAATCAATCTTGAGGCCGGTTTGGGGGGaaaattcactttttaaaagaaatttgcgGATTTTTTACTAAACTGCGCGACACAAAACAACGCGTCCCGGACGTAAACAAATCGGGCACGCTTAAGCGAAATCAACCTTAGTTTGGGTAAATTCTCGAGCGTTCGTAAAGGCCGTTACGCTCCAAGATAAAAATCGCAAATCTGCTTtttaaaaatgagaattttgcaattgggtactaaagccctatgtaaatttttgtgtacaacggtaaaaaacactattaaaaaccatttctgatcacttttttttcattttaatgcaaaaaaaatattgacaagacaacattttttcgatggatcaactatggtccccttggaacgagctgtcaagtaggagcttttctgtcaagaaggaccgcaaggttaatttttcaaaattgatttaaaaatccattttaaactctttgtggtcgtacaaagggtcattgtactcagaaaaataagctttatcgctgtgaacaataatatcagcaatctacgcttcattttaggacccaattttgaagttttgactttaagtttgcatttttttttatgttaggaatttaaagaattttaaaaattttaagaattttaagaattttaagaattataagaattttaagagttttaagaattttaagaattttaagaattttaagaattttaagaattttaagaattttaagaattttaagaattttaagaattttaagaattttaagaattttaagaattttaagaattttaagaattttaagaattttaagcatattaagaatttgaggaattttaagaattttaagaattttaagaattttaaaaattttaagaattttaagaattttaagaattttaaaatttttaagaattttaagaattttaagaattttaagatttttaagaattttaagaattttttaaaattttaagaattttaagaattttaagaattttaaaaattttaagaattttaagaat
Coding sequences:
- the LOC120425767 gene encoding FH2 domain-containing protein 1 isoform X3, with the translated sequence MTVVHEITVTVSLDDVSTLDAVSKIGQSKNIFSSLNLLPVLNNLRRIASNVPDIGVQIDVFDEQRECDESQSLQGPDGINLNSHLDVFYAILRQVAGTPQEIPFLSILQHLLQIDPKEPISDIVWDTAETLVHRATLLEDKEASVRLLRSPSIQKFACPHCRSDITSPTRRQSVGAPLTPGPAATGSSHTTATTIPAAPAPPPPPPPPNLAPPPPPPPPCAPPPPPPLMAGGPAASRGGGPPVPPAPPAPNLLSVKANELARPKTPEAPIEVIKPLPQQETPVPRAKMKTINWNKIPHQKVFGKPNIWSIVADSHQDSPMADLNWDEMEGLFCLQQTQGSPKLGRENSGSDNTLERKSRKDNEITLLDGKRSLNVNIFLKQFRTSNDDIIQLIRNGEHEDIGAEKLRGLLKILPEVDELEMLKAFDGDNNRLGNAEKFLLQLIQVPNYKLRIEGMLLKEEFKANLIYLEPNINAMLYAGEDLINNKALQEVLYMVVVAGNFLNSGGYAGNAAGVKLSSLQKLTDIRANKPGMNLIHFVALQAEKKNCELLEFPGQMSTLENAAKTTVEQISNEINAIDTRIKKIKRQIELPKTEEDIKYQMVDFINASERDIVMLQRGLKELEAMRLQLADFFCEDVGSFKMEECFKIFHNFCEKFQQAVKDNEKRRVQEEQALVRRKQREEQLALKRRQSNQQPGTPVSDSENSLLLLDPSQYDMRYSPAMSRRRIGSFTSNGEPVMLREDCASPDITPNGSLRRRRSRVLSEEDEGNLMDFLRSSGHENGSRERKSVSSYGGSLDRSWARRARSGSGSKKRPDLLNVDFGTDRERPSSPSPLAESKPLPVEENKPRISREWRQKIESWLQANEADEKQNDDFKKKRKLLSANRRSYETDNESDRGGSKLDPLPEEKPPAMTSPEQQPASGLATTSYKRVYQDWKPSSALEKTDVVGTMEAIADAVPTSPDKSAWRKSSLNSQEDLDARRYRRQRSRENTAPSSNLQSILEEDKRKSVIQALGERPPSDRLQIYIRRGSDNGSQPESTVTSPKQPTSGEENKQSIYIRQTGNDHQQATKPKSSSAQPAEKQSSIYIRPTSDNTPSTTISSVNSSCTSTSSNNQLPESAGGVVAPPPRRARRTHHIYDEKTNNKIEIDSDNIETPPSIRKSFSRDRDQTVSSANSCRKIHDTKSSESDAKTAGQPSGQTEQEVLGDGQFDRFSLTRRTRRFKRPVDMSSGNETTSPESLPDNPLLASSSDVPTVRSPVVAAVAEIESTEKQKELRLKRWQDKLNNPSVSDDRGKGSEALARAARTGRNLSRISQEDVRKAIRSLKSPTPERSWSPPKEIGTVKLITHELNDEGFEETQSLVSDTPSHGKDSTSSCNDYGSDSKNNTNTKKVVKSVESSPKRQLPVRGGSTLPSILITKNQSALERSKSLRGTPPSLVNKNLLPRRTSSMRKSESPLAGGTSSPAAKLQHQLDVERSNSRTSLRSSRSSLSSAVSTNTVKKVPLRPKSSPLTTGTSGSTLSALPTSSLSLHSSPTKRPLSANSTRTPLSSGTPASRSSSSGSSIGPSAVIAAAKKPPLKTAIGPSTSFKENQNQNTVRSRLQSKTPSNTSIANSGGGASSTSSGSTTRTSLTSRTAPATNATSRTGGFMRPTTSSATKVKGK